In the genome of Myxococcus stipitatus, one region contains:
- a CDS encoding sigma-70 family RNA polymerase sigma factor, giving the protein MEAVTENMSCESPELEIPGAVVEARVREHLDLVERLAWKYRWTGLPQDELVAEGNVGLMEAAGRFEDRGIPFGVYASQWIRARIRAYVGRNWSMAGGRAPWVVFQLRRERARLEARWGEGHPEVVRRLADALGKKEEDVAKASESLARDLSLDAPVTQDGEVTRLEVLEGNEASQEDVVDQAQWAARLRASVEAAWPELDARERALVEERMLVEEGASAELLARRFGVTAVRIRQIEQGLRAKLKRRLTASLTPWDAEAMPRAA; this is encoded by the coding sequence ATGGAAGCCGTCACGGAGAACATGTCCTGCGAGTCCCCTGAGCTTGAGATTCCCGGCGCGGTGGTTGAGGCGCGAGTGCGGGAGCACCTCGATTTGGTGGAACGGCTGGCGTGGAAATACCGGTGGACGGGCTTGCCCCAGGACGAGCTGGTCGCGGAAGGCAACGTCGGCTTGATGGAGGCGGCCGGCCGGTTCGAGGACCGGGGGATTCCGTTCGGGGTGTACGCCAGCCAGTGGATCCGGGCGCGCATCCGGGCGTACGTCGGGCGCAACTGGAGCATGGCGGGTGGGCGTGCGCCCTGGGTGGTGTTCCAGCTGCGGCGGGAGCGGGCGCGGCTGGAGGCCCGGTGGGGGGAGGGTCACCCGGAGGTGGTGCGCCGACTGGCGGACGCGCTCGGCAAGAAGGAGGAGGACGTGGCCAAGGCGTCGGAGTCGCTGGCTCGGGACCTGTCGCTGGACGCGCCGGTGACGCAGGACGGGGAGGTGACGCGGCTGGAGGTGCTGGAGGGGAACGAGGCCTCGCAGGAGGACGTGGTCGACCAGGCGCAGTGGGCGGCGAGGCTGCGGGCGAGCGTGGAGGCGGCGTGGCCGGAACTGGACGCTCGGGAGCGGGCGCTGGTGGAGGAGCGGATGCTGGTGGAGGAGGGGGCGAGCGCGGAGCTCCTGGCGCGCCGCTTCGGGGTGACGGCGGTGCGCATCCGGCAGATCGAACAGGGCCTGAGGGCGAAGCTGAAGCGCAGGCTCACCGCGAGTCTGACGCCCTGGGACGCGGAGGCGATGCCGCGGGCGGCGTAA